One window from the genome of Cardinium endosymbiont of Culicoides punctatus encodes:
- the tyrS gene encoding tyrosine--tRNA ligase produces the protein MKNFVANLKWRGMIHDMVPGTEEHLNKNMVTGYVGFDPSAPSLHLGNLVTIMLLKHLQEAGHKPIAIVGGATGMIGDPSGRSKERIFLTEETLRYNQECISLQLEKFLDFSSGKNKAELLNNFDWLKTFSFIDFLRDIGKHIPIGYMMAKDSVKQRIETGLSYTEFAYQLLQGYDFYHLFIHKNVTLQMGGADQWGNLTTGIELIRKKAQAQVFALTAPLLTRADGTKFGKTASGANIWLDSEKTSPYTFYQFLLNCSDEEAEKLIKVFASCQREELEEIILSHRATPEHRILQQTLAKMVTTMVHSEQACQKAMVCAHILFSSTSTPDDLQKLSEEDLLTICETIPQVHIKKTDLDTSDGVASFLSVTTEGIITPSKSEARRLIASKGIMVNKELLIDPYEKPHFKLLHDRYLLVQKGKKNHYLILVQ, from the coding sequence ATGAAAAACTTTGTTGCCAATTTAAAATGGCGTGGCATGATCCATGATATGGTACCAGGTACAGAAGAACACCTCAATAAGAATATGGTTACAGGGTATGTAGGCTTTGATCCCTCGGCTCCTTCTCTGCACCTTGGCAACTTGGTAACGATCATGCTATTAAAACATCTTCAAGAAGCTGGCCATAAGCCTATTGCAATTGTAGGGGGGGCTACTGGTATGATTGGAGATCCTTCTGGACGTTCCAAAGAGCGCATCTTTCTAACAGAAGAGACATTGCGTTACAATCAGGAATGTATTAGTCTTCAATTAGAAAAATTTCTGGATTTTTCTTCTGGAAAGAACAAGGCGGAACTGCTTAATAATTTTGATTGGCTGAAAACCTTCTCTTTTATAGATTTTTTGCGTGATATAGGCAAACATATACCTATTGGATATATGATGGCTAAAGATAGTGTAAAACAACGGATAGAGACTGGGTTATCTTATACGGAATTTGCCTACCAATTATTGCAAGGATATGACTTTTACCATCTTTTTATACACAAAAATGTGACCTTACAAATGGGAGGAGCGGATCAGTGGGGTAACTTAACTACAGGTATAGAATTAATTCGTAAAAAGGCACAAGCACAAGTTTTTGCCTTGACAGCGCCGCTACTCACCCGTGCTGATGGAACTAAATTTGGCAAAACAGCTTCTGGGGCGAATATCTGGCTAGATTCAGAGAAAACTTCTCCCTATACATTTTATCAGTTTCTTTTAAACTGTAGCGATGAAGAGGCGGAAAAGCTTATTAAGGTTTTTGCGTCTTGCCAACGAGAAGAACTGGAAGAGATTATTTTATCACATCGTGCTACGCCTGAACATAGGATATTGCAACAAACTTTGGCTAAAATGGTAACGACCATGGTTCATTCGGAACAGGCCTGTCAAAAAGCTATGGTTTGTGCTCATATTCTTTTTAGTAGTACAAGCACTCCTGATGATCTACAAAAACTAAGTGAGGAAGATTTACTTACTATTTGTGAAACCATACCGCAAGTCCATATCAAAAAAACCGACTTAGATACATCAGATGGTGTAGCATCCTTTTTATCCGTAACTACAGAGGGCATTATTACACCATCTAAATCAGAAGCAAGGAGATTAATAGCGTCAAAAGGCATTATGGTCAATAAAGAATTATTAATAGACCCCTATGAGAAAC